The sequence TGTGACGGGCGTCAGTCGTAGCCGGTGACGAGCTTCTCGAGGTGTCGGTCCAGGTGCTGCTTGAGGTGGCCCTCCAGCAGGAAGCTGGCGTCGCACACCATGCACGTGTGCGCGTGCTTCTGGCCGTGGTGGCGGGCGTGGTCGCGCAGCGCCGCCTCCGCGAAGAAGCTGGCGCCGCACGTGGCGCAGAAGTGCGCACCGCGCCCCTCGTGGCAGCGCAGGTGCTGCAGCAGCTTGTGGTTCGACACGAACGCCTTGGCGCAGCGGTCGCACTTGAAGGGCTTGCCCGTGTGCAGCATCATGTGCGTCATGAGGCCCGACTTCTGCGGGAAGCGGTGGGCGCACACCTGGCAGCAGTACGGCTTCTCGCCCGTGTGGATGCGCAGGTGCTGCTTCAGGATCGAGCGCACCGCGAAGCTCTTGCCGCAGAACGTGCAGGGGAAGGGGCGCTCGCCCGTGTGCACGCGCAGGTGGCGCTCCAGGTGGGACTTCTTGGTGTAGCCCTTGCCGCACGGCTCGCAGAAGAACCGGCGGTCCGTCATTCCCGGCGGGTAGATCTTCATGAGGTCCCGGGGGTCCAGGGCCTTCGCCGGCGAGCCGGGCTCCCTCGCCCCCCGGCTCGACGAGGCGATGTTCTCCATGCTGTCGCACGATATCGGCATGAACGCCTCCCTCTTTATCGCCGGGCCGTCCGACTCCGGGGAGAACTCCTCCCTCGCGCCGCCGGGACCGCAGCGGAATCTCGAGTCACCCTTCTCGCCCTTCCTCGCCACTTTCTTCTTCCCCCTTATCTTCCTGACGGACGACTTTTTCCCGGTGCTCGCGGCGTGGGGCGTCTTCTTCGATCGAAGCACGCTGAACTGTTTCTGGGCCTTGCGAGCGGAGCCCCGGCCCGTGGCGACCGGTGCCGGGGCGGTTCCCCCGGTCTGCGGCAGAGAGCTCGGGGCGTGCCTCGCTGCGGTGCTCACCTGGCCCAGTTGCAGGAACGCATCCACGACGGAACTCTCCAACTCCCTGTCCGCCTCGCTCGCGCCGAACGCCGGCCTGGCCTTCCCGCCCGGCGGTGGGACCAGCGACTGTGGCAAGAGGTACTGGTTGTTGAAGTAGCGTCTGGGCGTTTGCTGCTTCTTCCTTTTGGAGTGCCTGCCGAGGCTGGAGGGTGGCTCCGCAGAGCCGGCCACGCCCTCCGAGGGAACGATGTCTCGTGGGGGTTGACCGGCATCGTCCGGATCATCACGACCGGCTCCGTCGCCTTCAGGCAGAGAGGGCGCCAGTGGTGCTATGCCTATGCTCCCGCCCTCGTCTTTGTGCTTCGCCCTCTGCTTGCCAGAGTGCGGGTCGTCCTTCCACAGCTCCGGCCCCGCGAGGGGCTTGTCTTCCCGACCGTTGCCGTCCGAATCGGTCTCCAGCCCTCCCTCAACCGTTTCCTGCACGTCCTGCATTTCATCATAGCTCGGGCTCAGAGGGGTCAGGAGCGTCCGCCTGTCCGGAGTCTTCTCCCCGAACGCGAAGGGCTTCTCTGTCTCCGCGTCGTCGCCGGGCTCCATCTTCATGAGTATGTCCTCGATGGCCCGGGGGCTGGCGCGGCCCGCCTCATCCAGGTCCACCACCAGGTGGCCCGGCGACGGGGGGCAGTCGTCGGCCGCGAGCTCCAGACCGCGCTGCGCCAGGAGGGCCAGGgacagctcctccggggtgtggCTGCGCATGTGGTGGGCGTGCAGCTTCGAGGGCGCCTCCAGACGCAGCTCGCACATGCAGCACAACAGCTGCGGGCTCACCACCACGCTGGACGGGGCCATCTGCAAGACGCAACACGCCCTGCCCCAGCTCCGAACCACACCAACCATCCGTTTCATCCGCCGACGCTACGCAGCTAGCCTAGCGATGCGCGCGACTTCATCCGTCCGACGAACCTGCCGACAATACACTACTTCTCTCTCTTTCGCTCTCATCTCGATGTTGTTTACTATTGAGTCGAGTTCCATACAGGAAATCCTCGAAAAAATTCTAAGGAATGAGTATGTAAGCAATCATAAACTCCACAGGACTGCATTTTGGTGTCTGGTGCGGCGAAACCATAGGTCAAAAGTATGAATTTGCAAAAATTTAGACCGGATGACGGATCAAATTCTTCTGGCTCTCCGATTGGCTGCAGGCCACGTGATGAATGGACGGACTGCATCGACTGGCTGCGGTAATCCCAGCGTTGCCGCTGCTCCGCTTTATAACGTGAATGAAGTTaactttcaaaaatttattgCAGCTTTCAGCTGTAGTGCATTTAAGCTTTATCTATATATTATTGAATTGATGTGCATTATTCATCTCTGTCACAAATACACAAAATGTAACCGACAAAATGCCAGTCTCAAAATGTGTTTCAACTGACTGCATGTAACCAAATATCATAGTCGGGTAACATGGGGAACTCAGATGTTTTTCCCCACAGTTAAAACAATTTCAAAAGTTCTCTATTTAGCGTTAATGGCTTGCTACatgaaaaatatcaaaataagaaattttattcaaataataccgaagttaaaaataaaaatttgattcaTCACATTTTATGACACTAGCAACTCCCTCACCCCTAGCCAAGGTTTTGTACAGATATGATCTACTAATGTGACGCCATTTAGATTTAATATGTACTTAAAAGAATTGAGTTCTCATTAGTGtcaatgttttcaaaaattatatacatactaaTTATATGTAATGCCCATAACCaaagaatttctttgtaaactatGTCGACAGCTTTTTTTTTCTCACGAGACCACACAAAGATGTGGTGTTTGGAAGTCAAACACGAAAAGAGCTACATGTAGCTGTAAATGTAAAAAGCACTCGATGCTCAAATCTATTCCTGCAAAATTGAATGTTTGCCCACCTGCGCTTTATTTATTGCCATCGGAAAATACAGATGTGGGTACTAGGAACTGAAGTCATTTGAATTGTTATTAGTTATGTACAAATCAGCACGAAGCAATGTTAAATACCCTAAAAGAATCTTCATACGATAATTACAAAACATTGAGATTTCTTTATCATCTTTAAATTAAACTCAATGTATTATATATGTGAATCTTCCGGAAGATGTGCTCTAAATAATGGTGAAAACCCAATCCATTGCGTAATTTCGAAGAAGTAAAAGAACAAACAGAGATGCTGGTAACAACTTAGTTCttagttttaaaatcttaaaGAAATGAATTACATCAAAGGTAAGTGCcccggtactcgtcactgctccaatggtcgtcactagcaacttcaaatgtaaataatagtgaagtagctcaatatatcgccaacttaaatattgacaaaaatttggtcgacgttctagctgaaattaccacaatagttttcggaacaaacactattttcaatcaaaaaaagtccgtgcatcaaaagttcgtagagcagtgaagataaataggggaattcctatactaaaacactaaggacgttagtgcacatttttacttctaattctgtaatttttcatgtttattcgtgatgttttgtgctgaatgtgttagttaaatgttcttgaagaggtgaaagtgtttatttaaaaaaattcgttttctttgtatgatttagttagggtgacaaaaactggatcaataaaaaccttgtattgctagtgttcgtcatacctgacgagcactggtacatttaatattttatttaaagttgtgctaagttacaccctaaagttcttaaataatattggttctttgttgttaatagacaaagtacgttattacgatcagatccagtagtcgtcacctatgacgacttccgatgcatgtgtatgacgacttctgggtcggaaattactttactttattgattgcaaaaattgtgtaggca comes from Bacillus rossius redtenbacheri isolate Brsri chromosome 18, Brsri_v3, whole genome shotgun sequence and encodes:
- the LOC134541454 gene encoding zinc finger protein 696-like codes for the protein MAPSSVVVSPQLLCCMCELRLEAPSKLHAHHMRSHTPEELSLALLAQRGLELAADDCPPSPGHLVVDLDEAGRASPRAIEDILMKMEPGDDAETEKPFAFGEKTPDRRTLLTPLSPSYDEMQDVQETVEGGLETDSDGNGREDKPLAGPELWKDDPHSGKQRAKHKDEGGSIGIAPLAPSLPEGDGAGRDDPDDAGQPPRDIVPSEGVAGSAEPPSSLGRHSKRKKQQTPRRYFNNQYLLPQSLVPPPGGKARPAFGASEADRELESSVVDAFLQLGQVSTAARHAPSSLPQTGGTAPAPVATGRGSARKAQKQFSVLRSKKTPHAASTGKKSSVRKIRGKKKVARKGEKGDSRFRCGPGGAREEFSPESDGPAIKREAFMPISCDSMENIASSSRGAREPGSPAKALDPRDLMKIYPPGMTDRRFFCEPCGKGYTKKSHLERHLRVHTGERPFPCTFCGKSFAVRSILKQHLRIHTGEKPYCCQVCAHRFPQKSGLMTHMMLHTGKPFKCDRCAKAFVSNHKLLQHLRCHEGRGAHFCATCGASFFAEAALRDHARHHGQKHAHTCMVCDASFLLEGHLKQHLDRHLEKLVTGYD